The genomic stretch AGCtctctgtccatgtctctgaATTAACTCAGCAGTCCATCTAGGTAACCACACCTTATCCAAGACCATGTGACCGTGTGACACTGGTGGCTCATGAAGCTGAAACATCAGTtgccaggaaaggaagaaggaaagggaaagacatTGGAAATGGCTTCTGGGAGAGACTTGTTggaggtctttttttttcattagaaaagagGACCTCCATGCCCTGTTGTGCAAGAGATTTCAGAGAGATGCAAAACACAGACAaatgcacatgggcacacatacacacatgtacacagacacacgtctgcatccacacatgtgcacagactgtacacagacatacacacataagtttagacatacacacatatacaaactcatacacatattcacatatccaaagatatacacatatgtacatatcctacacttacatacacacatacatatatgctcaaacatacaaatatatatatactcatacaaatgtatacacaaataaacacacatgtaaacagacatacacatgcaattACACAGATGTCCACATGCATATGAACAAATATATCCACATATATAAAGAtagtatacatgtgcacacatacatatacaagtacatacacacacacatatatatatatacactcatgaacacagaaatatacacacacacacaacagacacacatacatagatacaaatgcatacatatcAAACATATTCTCACAGGCACATGCATAGACACTCACACagaaatgcacatatatacacaggtaCATGCAGACttacacatgaacacaaacacatacacaaaaacacagaaaaacaagcacatagagttacatacacacatatattgcatctctctctctctctctctctctctctatatatatatatatatatatatatatatatagagagagagagagagagagagagatacaaacacaaatatgcacacataccttCAGGCAGAAACACACCTGCACagagaaagatacacacacaaacatatatagacaaacatacacacttataaacgggacacacagacacatacatacacaccatatatgtacacacacatttataagcacataaacacacaccatcTACTCATTCCAGAGAGTCAACACAGGACAAAACAAAGTAGCAATTGAGCTGTACAGCTTGGTGAGCCCAGAGGGGTTTTCACAAAAGTATGTGTGAGAGATCACTTCCAGAGCAGAGAcaactcaaaggcagctgcagcattctgctctgaCATCATCTACCTCTTGCCCGCTCAGATTCAGGATGTCTCTTTCCTTCATTGTTGTTACATGTGCATCTATGTTTAAGTTCAGTCTTACTGAGCCTATATAATTCTATTTGCATgaatatgatttcagggctgaactACTGGATATCAGCTGTTTTGCTACTGGTGATTTCTGCTAAAGACCAGACCATAGGTTTCAGTAACAAATCTGGTACACagaaaatgctgtattttgaaagtaaCCCCTTTAAGCCAGAATTCTGGCCATCTCCAGAAGCAGGCCCTGTATgctttcacttttttattttttcaaaattttttctttGCTGAGACTCATTTTGGCCTCTGTGAAGGACTCAGACTCCAGTGTCCATTCTACTGAAATCTCTACATTGTCCACTGTCACAGTAATTACCAACCATTCTTTCCTTTATACCCTCACCTTGGAGGCAGAACTTAATGTATGTCAAGGACAGAATTTAATCTGAACAGTCTTCCTGAGGCTGTAAGTAATGAATCCGGGGCTGGCAGTTTACACAGTTCACGCTTAATTCTCTAGATGATGTTTTCCTTGGCTTTTTTATTTGCCATCAGTGCCTTGAATTTATAACTATTCTCCTTTCCTTATGTATTGACTTGAGCATTGTTATTCCAGAATGCTGCATGTTCACACCCTCCAGGCATAGCTAGTCCTTTCTTCTGCTCATGCGTTTACAAATGTGCTCTAACCCAGGTGAGCAGTTTGTTCACCAACCTGCACGCTTCCCTAAACTGTAACAAAGCACCAGGATTTAAAAGTCCGTATCCTCCCAATTGCACTAGTGAAGGATTTTAAGACATTTGGGAATTGCTCATCTAGGAAAGTATGAAACCTGGATGGGGAGgaatttttttaacttctaaaagtcagaaaataatCCTGGGCTTTCTGTGCTTTAGTTGATAGAATTTGCATTTGGTTGGTTGAAATAAACAAGGAACTGGGAGAGGGCTCTTCTCAAGGGGATGCTAAGAGTGACTGCTGATGCAGGGCCAGAGGAAGGAACTGGGGCGACGGAGCAACACACTTAGCTTACTGCAGTTTTATTTCAGTACCTCCCACGCCTGATTTCTCACATCCTTATGGGAAGCTGATTGTTTAAAGGCTGCTTTTCAGGCCCCAGGATTCCCCAGTAAATACGGCATAAGCAGAGCTGAGACTTTTCTGGACAGAATGACCAGAGAGGGTAGTTTAAGGAGCTCTGTCAGTATACTGACCAGAAAAATCTAGCTTCTGTAATCTTAACAGAAACATTCCAGGTAAACAGAGATTCCAATAAAATGCAATGCCTTCGAATAAGAATCCTGTTTGTCAAGGATGCTATTAAGTCTGAAGCACTGAGATTTCTAAGGAGAAAAGTTCCTTTCTGCTGaaaagggttatttttttttttggtttttcgagacagggtttctctgcagcttttttttttttttttttgagcctgtcctggaactagctcttgtagaccaggctggcctcaaactcagagatccgcctgcctctgcctcccgagtgctgggattaaaggcgtgtgccaccaccgcccggctaagggtTATTTTTTGTGATAAAAATCTGTAAAAGTCAATCATCAGGACAGACACTTTCTGAAAGTAGAGAGGGGTGTTGCTCACCGCACTTCCAACGGCTATTCGGCAAAGCTCTGCTTTAGGAATGGATCCTTCAGTGACCTGAGTCCTGGTGTCTGGGCTTAACCTAGGTCTCCAGTTTCTTGACTCATCAGAGCCTGATGCTTGTTTCAGCTTCTCTCATCTCAGTGAGAACCCCTCAGAAGATCAACTGATCAATTAACTTGGCTTCCCTTATTCTGtttatccttcctttctctgctctggaaTATAGAACCTTGAGTGATAAATTACCGTTCCTACCTGGTTAACCAAAGTAATAGCCAAAGAAAGTAGAGGATACTGTGTTGTATTTTTCCCACCTGATGAGgctttataaaactaaaatgtaaaacattataaaatctaCTGAATTCAAAGGTATAGTTGATCAATACTGATAAGCCTGataggatttagaatcaccatggcaACACATCTCTTGGTACTTCTGAGAGGACATGGGGATGAAGAGACTCATTCCACATTAATCTGATTGAGACAGGGAAAGGCATTCTAAATGTGGGGATGATGGCCACCACCATTCCAGGATAGATGTCCCaaacagaaaaatggagaaagcaaactAAGCAGGAACCCTCATCTCCATGCTTCCTGAGCATGAGTGCATTGTGACCCACCACCTCAAGCTCCCACTACCAAGATGTACCCTTGAAATACCAGCCCAAATAAGCCCTTCTTTCCTTAGATTGCTTTTGTAATGTGTTTTGTTCCACGAAAACCAAAGTACCTAGTGCACAAGGCTAACTTCATCTCCATGTCAGTTCAGCTCTCAGTCAATAACAGCAATTCAGCCTAAGCTTAaatttttcacttttgtttttctctatctgCCTCAGAGACCCACGAGGCGTGCATAATTGGTCATAGTTTTTACTTGAGCTCAACTAGATTATCATCGCTTTTTTGTTTCATATACTTTTACTATTTCATTAATGTCACAAGAGAAACTGGGCGGCTAATGACGGAAGTCAGAGAGGAGACATAAAGACCGAAATCCCTTTGGCTCCTTCTTCCCGAGGTGGAAAATGCCTTGAGTTCTGGAGTTTTACTTGGGTTAGCAGTTTCTGAACTGAGTGGACTTTCTAGGTAGGCGGTCCCCACACAGGGCTTTCCTGTGATTGGGTCGATAACTCGGCCAACTTTGAAAATGATCTCAGCCAGTTCATATTTCACGTGCTTTGACCTGGCGACCGGCAGAGCTCTGAGGAGCACGATATTCCCGACGGAGCACTGCTGGTGGGCATCGTGAGCAAAGTAGATTTTCCGCTTGTTGAAGTACTTTAGCAAGTAGGGGTCCAAAACAAGTCTGGTCACTCTGACATTAGCAGTTTTTACCATGGCTGTGCCAATCACCTTCCCCACGACCCATTTGGCACGGACGAATGTACAGATTACTGACATCATGTGTCTCTGACCACCTTCTGGATTCTACTATTCGGACCCAGGCCAGCGAAGCATGGGGCACAGCCTTGCAATCACTTTTATACAGTATTTTCAGAGTATCATCCAACTTGAGTAAATAAATACGTAGCATGGCTTAAACAAATGGATACTTAAGATCATTATGTATTATGACATTATACTAGCACAGTCATAATATTTACGTTTTCTTTTAGTAAAATATATACTGATGCTATAAACTAAACTGAAACTTTTCCAGAACCGTATAGTTGTCCACAGAAGCGGGTATCTGCCTGTGTAATTTTACACTTCCGTTTTCCAGGTGGGAAGAAGCTGGGCTCTTCAAAGGTGCCTTCTTCACAGATGGTGGgtttaattttttacatattgGTTTAGTTTATTGTCTTTCAGGTAAATTCTGACTGTATCCAATCACTTTCTGCTAGATAGCATTTTAAGCCAAAGCATGATCTCACAGTCATATGAGTCCGGATGGGGCACACACATCGTTAGAGGACTCTGCAGGATGAAACCAAGCCACTGGCTGGGACTGTCAAATCACCAGGCTTTCAGAGTGCTTTGGTGAGTTGGCTTGTTTGGGGCTGGATGGAAGAGGGGGACAGAGTTGCAGTTGAGACACAAGCCACCCTGCAAGGTCCTCAGCTCTTTGACGTTCCCTCAGTAACTTTCCTGATTACCAAGGTTTGCACTGACTTCAAAACTGCCACTTTAATATGCCTTTTTCAAAACGTTATTGCTAGATGAGGTCAGATGCCCAGAAAGctgtataattaaattttattatattaatttttattgtgtcaCTGAAGAACTACttaatatattctgattttaaTCGAAGATCAGTGTAAGAAACACGAAATACTTTTTTATCTTCATAGAATTATAATTGAAACTGCTATCCATTTCCTCCACAATTTCCCTGAAAATACTTTATTGAAAAATGAAAGTTGGAAGAACGTGTGTGtctcatttttcacatttttaatggAAATCTGATCTGATTCATTCTAAGTCACTAATCATTTCTTAGGTGATGTAATCTAGATAACTTCatggcatatatgtatatatatgtgtatataaatatacatacacacacacacacacacacacatatatatatatatatatatatatatatatatatatatatgcatatatatatgaaggaGCTTCAGGGATTAAAGAACCTTAAGCAGTTTGAATGCAATATTAAAGTGCGTACTTCATCTTACAGTCTCTAGAAAGGACTTGAGCAGAGAATCAAAACAGTGAACTTTAGgctttgatcttggccattcttacaggtataagatggaatctcagagttgttttgatttgtatttctctgatggttaaggatgttaagcattttcttaagtgtccttcagccattcatctgttgagagttctctgtttaggtctgtatcctattttttattggattatttattttgatgaccagtttcttgagttctttttatattttggagatcagccctctatgcagtgtggggttagtaaagatgttttcccattctataggctgctgttttagcttgttgaccatgtcctttgctttacagaagcttctcagtttcaggaggttccatttatttattgttgcaaaTGTAACATGTATAATAACCCAAAGTCAGATATGGGGGTTCAAccccaaaaccagaaaagcaaaacagtcaagcTACGAGAGAAGTCTTACCGCTACCAAGACTGGGCGACTGCAGACCAAGTAGACTAGGTGGGCTAAACctctctcccattttatattccctctagtgctgggattaaaggtgggagccACTATCacttggatttgtttctgcattgaccttgtgtagcccagggtagccttgaactcacagagatccatcagcctctgtcttccaaattctgggattaaaggtgtgtataaCCACTGCCTTTCCTCTAGTAGCTTAACTTttcccttctgatctttaggcaagctttatttattaaaatataaataaaatattactatatttcccctttttgtctaaaataaaaaggctatagctaatataagaaaaatatacacagtaagaataataactatatataatacatataggAAATAAGTACATCAAAAATGTATAATACATTTGcttttgacaaattcagagaaaatccTCCATATCTATCCCATCtgggtgagtccaaagtcttgtacctaatttactttctatcataacttgatTTCTGTGCCTAgtcaaggaaaactataactatctaatcttcaactttCTCTCagacccaagaaagaaatgaTATTAACTGAGTAATCAGGTAGTGCAAACAATGACTTCCAAAATATGTGCGTAATAACAGAAGCAGCTGGctagacagtcacacaaagttccttTGATATtgtggggcatccatcttcagcttacaggcctaacatatccaacagacttttctgtgaagcagaatattCAGAAGGGCTGTCCCTCcatgtcttgacaatgtttggcagtcattctcttttgtgttctgcttatccaattaggacagcataataTCAGTAGTCGAGGAAAGGGCATTTTCTTACCCAGTTGCCTACTTTTGCCACAAGGAAAATAAACTTCAAGGAAAATAAACTCCAATTCATATTGTCTTCTCTGATGTAaattggttctgccaggagcagacatgtcttgttgtcataaaaaagaagaacctaggttatttttttttgttttttttttgtttttttttttttttgagacagggtttccctgcagtgtctagagcctgtcctggaactagctcttgtagaccaggctggccttgaactcagagatccgcctgcctctgcctcccgagtgctgggattaaaggcatgcgccaccaccacctggcaagaacctaggttattaaaatatcataaagGTCATATTTATAggtttctgaagtgtttgaaaatgacctgtctatctaaaatatatatttgtttgacattgaaaacatgcctaatatgactacaagtttgatgaTACTAGGTGATTAATTACTaaactgcatttccttattatcctaaacagttggcaataataattttcaaggactagaaatttgtatttcattgttaaataaatatatagatagataaatatagtaaaaatacattatgcaagagtagaaatgtatgtacagtatgtttaattaatctcaaatttatatcaatatacaaaatttctaTGCAATAtgcaaaagtccaatccaatggaaaacatttaaaaccagTAGTTGCTTTTTGATAGTAGATTTATAattgcacagagtggaccaagaggtcAGCCAGTCAGCTGAGCACCCCATTCTTCAGGCCCTTAGTACTGAGGCAAAACCcctacctgcctcagcttctctggcCAGCTAGCAGGCAAGGTTCCTGGAGACAGCCTGCTGCAACAGCAGCCCCATCAATAGGAAAacctgatcatcctaacccagaaaagtagaaggaaattatcttaaatataactttatgaagatgatagagacccttaaagaggaaatgaaaaattcccttaaggaaatgtaggctacaaacaaaaaaaatcagaagaaatcaataaatctcttaaagaaactcaagaaaaccaagaaaaggtaATTAaataggtgaaggaaacagttcaagacttgaaaattgaaatagaggcaataaagaaaacacaaactgagagaattctggaaatgcaaaatctggataaatgaacTGAAACTACTGATCCAAGAacaaccaacagaatataagagataggagaaaaaaaaatctcaaatgttgaagatactaaagaggaaatagattccttggtcaaagaaaatgataaatccaacaaattctcaacagaaaacatccaggaaatttgggataccatgaaaagaccaaacctatgactaataggggtagaagaaggagaactccaacTCATaggcacaaaaaatatattcagcaaaatcatagaagaaaactttcccaaattaaagaaggaaatccctatgaaggtacaaaaagcttgcagaataccaaatagactggatcaaaacaaaAGTTCCctctccatataataatcaaaatgcaaaacatatagaataaagaaagactactaagagctgcaaagcaAAAAGCCAAAGTAGCATATGAAGGCAGCCCTATCAatattacacccaacttctcaatggaaaccatgaactCTAGgaagtcctggacagatgtgcttcAGACAATAAAATACCATGAATACAAGtccagactactgtacccagcaa from Arvicola amphibius chromosome 12, mArvAmp1.2, whole genome shotgun sequence encodes the following:
- the LOC119802980 gene encoding 28S ribosomal protein S17, mitochondrial-like, coding for MSVICTFVRAKWVVGKVIGTAMVKTANVRVTRLVLDPYLLKYFNKRKIYFAHDAHQQCSVGNIVLLRALPVARSKHVKYELAEIIFKVGRVIDPITGKPCVGTAYLESPLSSETANPSKTPELKVCFCLKLHEPPVSHGHMVLDKVWLPRWTAELIQRHGQRAVHPREKTHEEKMKA